The sequence TTATGGAGGGGACAAACAGGTCATGGACCTAGTCATTTACGCTATCATCGCTGGTGCGCTGGCCGTCGTGTACGGCTTCGTCACCAGCCGCCAGGTGCTGGGTGCCAGCGCCGGCAACGAGAAAATGCAGGAAATTGCAGGCGCGATCCAGGAAGGCGCGCAGGCTTACCTGAACCGCCAGTACACCACCATCGGCATGGTCGGGGTGGTCGTCGCCGTGCTGGTCGCGGTGTTCCTCAACATCATCCCGGCTGTCGGCTTCGTAGTCGGCGCGATCCTGTCGGGTGTCGCCGGCTACATCGGCATGAACATCTCGGTACGTTCCAACGTGCGTACCGCGGCGGCTGCCGAAAAGGGCCTGCAGGAAGGCCTGACCATCGCGTTCCGCGCCGGTGCCATTACCGGCCTGCTGGTCGCCGGCCTCGCGCTGCTGGCCATCGCCGTGTTCTTCTACGTGCTGATCGGCCCGATGGGGCACGAAGCAAACAGCCGTGAAGTGGTCGACGCACTGGTCGCCCTCGCCTTCGGCGCCTCGCTGATCTCGATCTTCGCCCGTCTGGGCGGCGGCATCTTCACCAAGGCCGCCGACGTCGGCGCCGACCTCGTCGGCAAGGTGGAAGCGGGCATCCCGGAAGATGACCCTCGTAACCCCGCCGTGATCGCCGACAACGTGGGTGACAACGTGGGTGACTGTGCCGGCATGGCTGCCGACCTGTTCGAAACCTATGTCGTTACCGTCGGCGCCACCATGGTACTCACCGCCCTGCTGCTCTCGGGCCTGGGCGAGCTGCTGCTGCCGATGATGGCCCTGCCGCTGCTGATCGGCGGTGCCTGCATCGTCACCAGCATCATCGGCACCTACTTCGTCCGCCTGGGTGGCGGCACGAACGTGATGGGCGCGATGTACAAGGGCTTCATCGTCACCGCCGTGCTGGCCGTGCCGCTGATCTACCTCGTCACGCAGTATGCGCTCGGCGACATGTCCACCGTGATCGGCGGTGCCGATAGCGAAAGCTCGGTCGCTCCGTTCACCGGCATGGACCTGTTCTGGTGCTCGTTGCTGGGCCTGGTCATCACCGGCCTGATCATCTGGATCACCGAGTACTACACCGGCACCAACTTCCGTCCGGTGAAGTCGATCGCCAAGGCTTCGGAAACGGGCCACGGCACCAACGTGATCCAGGGCCTCGCGATCTCGCTGGAAGCGACCGCGCTGCCCACGCTGGTGATCGTTTCCGGTATCGTTATTGCCTACCAACTGGCCGGCCTGATCGGCATCGCCTACGCAGCCACCGCCATGCTGGCGCTGGCAGGCATGGTCGTGGCTCTCGACGCCTACGGTCCCGTCACCGACAATGCCGGCGGCATCGCCGAAATGGCGGGCCTCGACGATTCCGTGCGCGAGAAGACCGACCTGCTCGACGCTGTCGGCAACACCACCAAGGCCGTGACCAAGGGCTATGCCATCGGTTCGGCCGGCCTCGCCGCCCTGGTGCTGTTCGCCGCCTACACCACCGACCTTGCCGAGTTCTTCCCCGATGTGGACGTCGATTTCTCACTCGAGAATCCCTACGTCATCGTCGGCCTGCTGCTCGGCGCGCTGCTGCCCTACCTCTTCGGAGCCATGGGCATGACCGCGGTGGGCCGCGCTGCCGGCGACGTGGTGAAGGACGTGCGTGAGCAGTTCGCCGCCGACAAGGGCATCATGGAAGGCACCAGCCGTCCCAACTATGCCCGCACGGTGGACCTCGTCACCAAGGCCGCGATCAAGGAAATGATCATTCCGTCGCTGCTGCCGGTGCTGGCTCCGGTCGTCGTCTACTTCGTGATCACCGCCGTTGCCGGTGAAGCCAATGGCTTTGCCGCGCTGGGTGCCCTGCTGCTGGGCGTGATCGTGGGCGGCCTGTTCGTGGCCCTGTCCATGACCGCCGGTGGTGGTGCCTGGGACAACGCCAAGAAGTACATCGAGGACGGTAACCACGGCGGCAAGGGTTCCGAAGCCCACAAGGCTGCGGTGACCGGCGACACCGTTGGTGACCCCTACAAGGACACCGCCGGTCCGGCCGTGAACCCGATGATCAAGATCACCAATATCGTGGCCCTGCTGCTGCTGGCGGCGCTCGCCACCTAGTCGCAGAACCCGCGATTGCGGTTAACAAAATGCCCTGCCCGGCACCCGCCGGGCAGGGCTTTCTTTACCTTTCGGGTTAAACTTTCCTTGTCCGCGGATATCCTAGAACAGGCGCATCCCCAGTGTGGGGTCTGGCGATGCGAGGTTAACCTTTTTCATTGGCTCATGATGTGCCCCTTCCCCGACTTGGCGCCTTCGACCATGACGGCTTCGCGCAAGTCCGCGAGGTGGCATCGACTGACGCCCGGATAACCGCGCGGCGGTGGCGCGATTTCGAACAGCGCGGACGGATTACCGCCTGGGATGCCCTTGCGGCCTGCGCTGCCGAACCCAATCCCTTCTACGAAAGCTGGTACCTGCTGCCTGCGCTGCGCGCCCTGGCGAGCGACGAAGACGTGCAGATGCTGATGCTGGAAACCAATGGCCAGATCGCCGGCCTGCTGCCGGTTAGGCGCGAGCGCGACTATTACGGGTATCCCCTGCCGCACCTGCGCAACTGGGTGCATCCCAACTGCTTCCTCGGCCTGCCGCTGGTGGCGCGCGGGTTCGAGCGACAGTTCTGGCGGGCGCTTTTCAAATACTGCGATGCCAATCCCGGCACCTCGCTGTTCCTGCACCTGATGCAGGTGCCCGCCAACGGCCCGCTGCATGAAGCGCTGGTGCAGGTGCTGGCACAGGACAAGCGACCGGCAGCAACGGTGCACCGGGAAGAGCGGGCTATGCTGGCCTCCACCGCCAGTCCCGAAGAATATCTCGAAGGGTCGCTCAGCGCGAAGAAGCGCAAGGAACTGCGTCGCCAGCATCGCCGTCTCTCCGACGAGGGAAAACTCACGTTCGAGCGGCTGACGGACTACACCGACATCGCTGTCTGGACGCGCGAATTCCTGTCGCTGGAAGCCCGCGGATGGAAGGGCAATGCAGGCTCGGCCATGGACAGCGACGGGGCGACCAGCAGCCTGTTCACCTATGCCATCGCCGGTGCCGCGGCACGCGGAAGGCTTGAGCGGCTCTCGCTGCGACTCGACGGCAAACCCATCGCGATGCTGGCCAATTTTCTCACCCCGCCGGGTGCCTATGCCTACAAGACCGCCTTCGACGAAGCCTATTCCCGCTTCTCGCCTGGCGTGCTGTTGCAGCGGGAAAACCTGGCCATGCTCGACCGCGCAGATATCGAGTGGATCGACAGTTGTGCTGCCGAAGACCACCCGATGATCGACCATATCTGGCGCGAACGCCGTACCATCGCCCGCCATTCCTTCGGAATTGGCGGCTCCCTGCGCAGGATGCTGTTCCGCGCGATCGCCCGGCGTGAAACCGGGCAGCCTGGAGGAGGCATCCTATGAGCCACCATGTCGGACAACTACACGGGCGCTCGGTTGGCGCGCGGCAGATCTTCCCGGCCCGCAGTCGCGCCTACTTCGCCTCGTCCTATCCCGAAGGCGCGCACAAGCTGGAGCACGACCTTATCGCGCACCCCCTGCTGGAGCTCGATGCGCTGGCCGAACTCGGCGAGCAGCTGCCGGACTCCAGCATCGAGTACAACCGGGGCGACCTGCCTATCGGCGTCGACGGGAAGCCCGAAGGCACCGGGCTGACGATCGGTGAGACCATCCGCAACATCGACCAGGCCAACAGCTGGGCCGTGCTGAAGAATATCGAACAGTCCCCGGCCTATGCCGCCCTGCTGGGCGAATTGCTGGAGGAGATGCGCGAAGTGATCGAACCGCGCACCGGCAAGGTGCTATCACCGCAAGGCTTCATTTTCGTCTCCAGCCCGGATGCGGTCACGCCGTTTCACTTCGATCCGGAACACAACATCCTGCTGCAGTTGCGCGGCACGAAGTCGATGACGCTATTTCCCGCCGGCTGCCAGCACTTCGCCTCGGACCTGGTGCATGAAAGCTATCACACGGGCGGCGGGCGCGAGCTCAAATGGGACGAGTCCTTCGCCGAGCACGGGATTACCTTCCAGTTGGAACCGGGCGATGCGATCTATGTGCCGGTGATGGCCCCGCACTATGTGCGCAACGGCCCCCAGCCATCCATCTCGCTGTCGATCACCTGGCGTTCCGAATGGAGTTACGCCGAGGCCGACGCGCGCGCATTCAACGCGCTGCTGCGCAAGTTCGGCATCAATCCGCGCCCGCCGAAACGGTGGCCCGCAGGCAACAAGGCGAAGGCCATCGCCATGCGGATTGCCCGGCGCATCCCCGGCCTGGGTTGACGCGCCCGCGGCAGGCGCGCAATGCCGCTGGCGATGGATTCCGTTTCCGAACAGTCGCAAACGCCCGAGCAACTGGTCGCAGACCTGGTGTTCCTGCTCGACCTGGAACCCAAGGGCGGTGATCGCTTCATCGGGCGCCGCCGCCCTGACGGCACGGGCCGCGTCTTCGGCGGACAGGCAATTGCGCAAGCGCTTGGCGCGGCGCGGCGCACGGTCGATGCCGACCGCGAGGCGCACTCGCTCCATGCCTATTTCCTGCGTCCCGGCAGCGACGACCTGCCGATCGAATACCGCGTAAAACGCGACCTCGACGGCCGCAGCTTCTCCAACCGCAGAGTGGTGGCGAGCCAGGAGGGCAAGCCCATCCTCAACCTCACGGCCTCGTTCCAGCGTCCGGTCGACGGCCCCGGGCACCAGTTTGGCGAAATGCCCGATGTGCCCGGACCGGAGGACCTGCCGCCGGATGCGGATATTCGCCAGGAAGTGGCCAGGCACGTGCCGGAGGGCAAGATCCGGCAATTGCTTTTGCGCCCCTCCCCGATCGATTTCCGCTCGGTCGAGCCGCGCGACTGGCTGGCGCCGGAAAAGCGCGCCCCGAAGGCACACGTGTGGTTCCGCACGGTCGCCCCGCTGCCAGCCGAGGATGCCGTGCACCGCGCGGTGCTGGCCTACACCTCGGACTTCCAGATCCTGGCGACAGCGCTGCACCCGCACGGCAAGGGCATCCATACCGGCGAGGTGAAGGGCGCCAGCCTCGATCACGCCGTGTGGTTCCACGCCCCTTTCTCCGCCGACGACTGGCTGCTGTTCGTCACCGACAGCCCCTGGAGCGGCGGCGCGCGCGGATTCGCTCGGGGACAGGTGTTCAGGCGCGACGGGACGCTGGTTGCCAGCGTCACCCAGGAAGGGATGCTACGGCACGTCTGAGGTGCCGTTGCCCACGCTAGTGCGCCATCAGGACCGGCACCGGCAGGTCGTTCAGGATTGAGCGCGTCACCCCGCCGAACAGCGTCTCGAAGAAGCGCGGCTGGCCATAGGCCCCCATCACCATGAACGCGGCTTCGCGCGCCATGGCGGCCTTACGCAGGGTTTCCGGCACGGGCTCGTCCCCGCGCGGCAGGGTCACCGCTTCGCAATCCACCCCATGGCGACCGAGATAGGTGATGGCGGAGGTCATTGGCAGTTCGTGGTTGTCGATGTCGTCCTCGCTGCCGACGGCCACCAGGTGGACCTTCGCCGCAGCGGTCAGCAGCGGCAGGGACGCCCGCATGGCACGTGCGGCCTCGGTCGACCCGTTCCAGCAGATCACCGCCGCACCGCCGGCATCGAAGGATTGCATATCCTGCGGCACGACGAACAGCGGTGCCTTGCAGTGGATTGCCAGCAGCCCGATCAGCGGCGTGTTCACGCCCTCGGTGCCACCGCCCATGACAGCCAGGTCGTTCAGCGAGGCATGCCGCGTCATGGTGGCACCGTCATAGCCGGATTCGACCTGCCAGTCCCAGCGCACGTCCTCCTTGCCCAGCCGCGCGGTTACCTGCTCGCGGAATTCCTCTGCCCGCTGCTTGGTGAGCGCCGACAACTCCCCACCGCCGATGGTGAAGGGATCGGTCGGGATCACCACGTCGAAGGCAATGGTCTGCAGGAAGGTCAGGTGGGCATCAAAGCGACGGGCAAGGTCTAAGCTGACCTGCAGGCGGGATTCGAAAGTCCCGTCATTACTGGCATGGACGAGTAGCGAGCGCATATGATCCTCCTGATTATGGAGTGATAATGCACGCCAGTCTGCTCCCGCGCATTGAGGCAGGTCAACCGCCTAACCGCCGGCGTGGTAGAAATCGTAGACCTTCTGCGCCACGCTTTCGCTCACGCCGGGCACGCGCTTGAGGTCGTCCAGGGCAGCGGCGCGCACCTTGCTGGCGGTGCCGAAGTGCAGCAGCAGCGCGCGCTTGCGGGCCGGCCCGATGCCGGGGATTTCGTCGAGCGGCGAGGCGCTGATGGCGCGGCTGCGCTTGGCCCGGTGGGCGCCGATGACATACCGGTGCGCCTCGTCACGCAGGCGCTGCAGGTAGAACAGCACGGGCGACTTTGTCGGCAGCATCTTTTCCCGCCCGTCGGGAAAATGGAACACCTCGCGCCCTTCGCGCCCGTGGTGTGGCCCCTTGGCGATGGCGATCAGCGGCACGTCCTCGATGCCCAGCTCCTCCAGCGTGTCGCGCACGCTGGACATCTGGCCCTTGCCGCCGTCGATCAGCACCAGGTCCGGCCAGACACCGGCCTGCTCGCGGTCCGGGTCTTCCTTCATCGCCCGGCTGAAGCGGCGCTCCATCACTTCGCGCATCATGCCGAAATCGTCGTTCGACTGCGCGCTCCTGATGTTGAACTTGCGATACTGGTTCTTGATGAAGCCGTCCGGCCCCGCGACCACCATCGCCCCCACGGCCTTCGCGCCCTGGATATGGCTGTTGTCGTAGATCTCGATGCGCTGCGGCACGTCCGCCAGCTCGAGGAACTCGGCCAGCTCGCGCATGATCTTCGCCTGCGTGCCGGTTTCCGCCAGCCGCCGGTCGAGCGCCTCCACCGCATTGCGGCTGGCCTGCTGCATCAGCTTGCGCCGCTCGCCCCGTTGCGGAATGGAAATCGCAACCTTGCGCTCCGCCAAGGCGCTGAAGGCTTCCTCCAGCAGTTCCTGTTCGGGCAGCTCGCGGTCGACGAGGATGGTGCGCGGCGGCGGCACTTCCTCGTAGAATTGCAGCAGCACGTCGGCCAGCACGTCCGCCTCTTCCACGTCGCCGGTGTTCTTCGGGAAGAAGGCCTTGTGGCCCCAGTTCTGCCCGCCGCGCACGAAGAAGCCCTGGATGCCGATCTGCCCGCCCTTGCTGGCCAGTGCGAAGACGTCGGCATCGCCCACGCCATCGGCATTTACGGCCTGACTGCCCTGGATGAAGGTGGCAGCGCGCAAGCGGTCACGCAGCAGGGCCGCGGTCTCGAAGTCGAGGTTCTCGGCCGCCTCCTGCATCTGCTTCTCGATCCGCGCCTGCACCGCGCCGGACTTACCGCCGAGAAAGTCCTTCGCCTCGCGCAGCAGCGCGTCATAGCCCTCCTTGTCGATCCGCCCGACGCATGGGGCCGAGCACCGCTTGATCTGGTACAGCAGGCAGGGCCGGTCGCGCCGCTCGAAAAAGCTGTCGGTACAGGACCTTAGGAGGAAGAGTTTCTGCAGCGCATTAATCGTGGTGTTGACCGATCCGGCACTGGCGAAGGGGCCGTAATAGCTGCCCTTGGCCTTGCGCGCACCGCGATGTTTCATGATGCGGGGGAAGTCGTGCCCCTCGCGCAGCAGGATGAAAGGAAAGCTCTTATCATCGCGCAGCAAGACATTGTAAGGTGGGCGAAATCGCTTGATGAACTGCGCTTCCAGCAGCAGCGCCTCGGCCTCGGAATTGGTGGTGACGATTTCCATGCCGCGGCACTGGCTGACCATGCGCTGCAGGCGGTTGGATAGCGCCTTCACCTGCGTGTAATTGGCCACCCGCGCCTTCAGGCTGCGCGCCTTGCCGACGTAGAGCACGTCGCCCCGCGCATCGAGCATTCGATAGACACCCGGCTTGGGCTTCAGCGTCTTCACCACTTCGCGAATAGCCGTCACCCCGGCCTCCAGGTCCGGCTGGGCGCTGCCTTTCACCGTATAGGTCGCGCGCTCCTCGTTGAAGCGCTCGGCACCTCTGGGGTCTGGCGGGGATCCGGCTTCGCTGCGGCTCATGCCAGCGGAGATAGGTTGTGACAGCGCGCTTGGCAAAGCTTGCGCAATCCAGTCCCACAGGGCAGCGTGCGTCTTTCGCACGAAGACGGGGACGGGCAATGGCAACAGCGGAGAAACTGCCGCGCACGGTGGGGTTCTGGGGCACCGCCCTGTTCCCGGTGAACGGCATGATCGGTTCGGGCATTTTCGCCATGCCGGCCATCCTTGTCGCGGCGGTCGGCAACTTCGCCCCGTGGATGATGTTGCTGGGCGCGCTGATCATCCTGCCGCTGGCATGGGTATTCGCTGCCCTAGCCATGCGTTTTGACGGGCATGGCGGCCCGGTGCTCTATGCCAATGCGGCCTTCGGCAAGTTCACCGGCTTCCAGTCGGGCTGGATGCGCTATGCTTCCGCCGTGGTGGCCGTGGCGGCCAATACCCATGTCGCGATTGCCTATCTCGCAGTGCTGTTCCCGGTGCTGGAGGACCCCACACTGCGCTCTGCCGCGACCATCGCCTTCATCGCCTTCGTCACATTGGTGAACCTCGTGGGCATGCGCGCCTCGGTCGGGGCGCTTGGCTTCATGACAGTCATCAAGCTCGCCCCACTGGTGGTCCTGGTGGTGTGGGGACTGGCAACGCGCGATCCGGCGGTCGGCTTCAGCCTGCCCGAATTCACCGCCTTCGAAAGCGTCGTGCTGCTGACCTTCTACGCCTACATGGCTTTCGAAAATGCCAACTTCCCCGCCGGCGAATTGCAGAACCCGCGCCGCACCATTCCCTTGGCGCTGATGACCACGCTGGTGGCGGTCGCGCTGTTCTACATGCTGGTTATCTGGGCCTATCTCGCCATCGCGCCCGATGCTGGCGACGGAGAAAGTGCGCTGGCCGCTGCAGCCGGAGAGATTGCCGGGCAAACCGGCATTATTGCCATTTCGATAGCTGCGGCCTTCTCGGTGGCGGCGAACACGCTGAACGGCGGCATTGTTATCCCGCGCATGACCTATGGCATGGCCGAGCAAGGCACCTTGCCCGCCTTCTTCGCGCACGTCTCGCCGCGCTTCCGTACGCCGGACGTGTCGATCCTGTTCTATGGCGGGGTCGCCATCCTGTTCAGCCTGTGGGGCGGGTTCGCCGCGCTGGCGGTAGCCAGCACGCTGTCACGACTGGTGACCTATTTCCTCTCGGCCATGGCGCTGCCCGTGCTGGAGCGGCGCGACCGGGAGAATGCGCCCTGGTGGCACCTGCCGGTTGCAGGCCTCGCCATCACGGCGACGCTTTGGGTGGCCAGCCATGCCAGCATGGAGGCATTCCAGATGCTCGGCATCATCTTCGTGGTGGGCACAGGCCTGTTCTTCGTCGCCGCTCGCCAGCAGAACGCTGCCGAGGCCTGATTGACTGACCAGTTCGACGCCATTGTCCTTGGCGGGGGAGCCGCCGGCCTGTTCTGCGCCGCCCTTGCCGGGCAGCGCAGCCGAGATGTGCTCGTGCTCGAACGCGCCGAGAAGGTCGGCAAGAAAATCCTGATTTCGGGCGGCGGGCGCTGCAATTTCACCAATATCGGCGCGGGGCCTGCCAACTATCTCAGCGCCAACCGGCATTTCGCCAAGTCGGCGCTCAGCCGGTATCGGCCGCAGGATTTCATCGAGCTGGTCGAGAAACACGGCATCGCCTGGCACGAGAAGACGCTGGGCCAGCTGTTCTGCGACGGTTCGGCGCGCCAGATCGTCGACATGCTGCTGGACGAATGCGCGGCCGGTCCCGGCAAGGTGACGATTCGCTGCAACGAGGAAATCGCGGGCGTCGACCATGCTGACGGCGTGTTCACCGTCACCACCCAGTACGGCAGCTTCTCCGCGCCTTCACTGGTGATCGCAACCGGGGGCCCTCGATCCCCAAGATGGGCGCGAGCGATTTCGCCTATGGCCTTGCCCGCCAGTTCGGCCTGAAGGTGATCGAACCGCGCCCTGCCCTCGTCCCGCTGACGCTTGGCGGAGAGGAAGTGCTGTTTCGCGAACTGTCAGGCGTTGCCGCCGAAGTCGAGGCAACGGCAAACAAGGCGAAATTCCGCGAAGCTGCGCTGTTCACCCACCGTGGCCTGTCCGGCCCCGCCATCCTGCAGGTCTCCAGTTACTGGCGCCCCGGCGATCCGGTATCGATCCGCTTCCTGCCGGAGCAGCCGCAAGGCTGGCTGCTGGAAGCCAAGCGGCAGTCCCCGTCACAACATTTCCGCGCGCTGTTGCGCACGCATCTGCCAGACCGGCTGGCCGATGTGCTGGCAGACCAGCTCGGCATCGAGGGTGACCTCGGCAACGTCCCCGACAAGGCGCTGCGATCCGCTGAGGAACGCCTCGCCAACTGGCAGTTCCACCCCAACGGCACCGAGGGCTTTGCCAAGGCCGAAGTGACCGTGGGCGGGATCGATACCCGGGAACTGTCATCGCAAACGATGGAAGCCCACAAGGTGCCCGGCCTCTACGCCATCGGCGAGGCCGTGGACGTTACCGGCTGGCTGGGCGGCTACAACTTCCAGTGGGCATGGGCCTCCGCCCACGCGGCGGCGCAGGCGCTCTGACCGGTCCGCAGGACCACAAGTGCGAACGCCCGCCCGCAGGTGCTGCAAAGCGTAGCGGAGCGAAAAGTACCGAGGACGAAGCCGCGGAGGCGGGTTCGAAAAACGAACTCAGAACAACTTGCGGATCTCGATTTCGAAGCTGCGTCCCACCGGATCGAGCAGCAGCGGCTGGTAACGCTGCGGCGTATCGCCGTTGCTGTCGGTCACCCGCTGGCGCGCATCGAACAGGTTGTCGATGCCGATGCCGATGCGGGTATTCTCGAAGAACGGCACCTGCTCCACCAGTCCCTGACGCCGGCCAAGATCGGCGAAAGCGCGCAGGTTGAAGGTGACGATATCGTCGAAATAGAGGTCCGTGCTGCCCGGCTGGCTGCTGCCTTCGATGCGCGAGGAACCGGTGTAGTTGGCGAAGGAAATCAGGCCGAAGCCGTCATAAAATACGCCGGCCCGCGCACTGGCGGCATGGCGCGGTTCGCCGCCGCCGGTCAGCGCATCGCCATCGAGCAGGTCGAGACGCGGCAGGCCCGGTGCGATGAGCACGGTGTTTTCCAGCTCCAGCGTGTAGTTCAGGTTCAGGAACCAGCGTCCGCTGGGCGGACCACCGGAGCCCCCGAAGGGGCCGAAGCCGCCACGGAAACCGCCGCGACCACGGCCCCCACCGGCCGGCGGACCGCCCTGCCCGGCCTGTGGCGGACCGCCCGGAGGACCTCCTTGCGGTCCACCCTGTCCAGCGAACTGCGGCGGCCCATCCGCGCTGCAAATCCGTTCGCGAATCGCAGCAAATCGTTCGGGATCGACCTGGCCGTTCTCGCCGGTCAGCCGCTCCAGCATCTGCGGCGGGATGGCAATCGGCTGGCCGTCCGGTCCGACCGGTGGTTCTTCACCGGCCGCCTGCGCCGCGATGGCGCGGTTGAACAGGTCGGCCAACTGGTCCGGCTCGGTCTCGCAGAAGGTCGCGCGCATGGCCTGGAAGCGCTCGGCATTGGGCGGACCGCCCTGCCCCGTTGCGCCGCCTTGACCGCCGCCGAAGGCACCGGGCGGTGGGCCACCGGCGGCGCCACCCGGCGGTCCGCCGCGACCGCCGCGGCCTTCGCTTTCGCCACCGATACGACCCGAGAGGTTCAGGCCGAACTG is a genomic window of Aurantiacibacter sp. MUD11 containing:
- a CDS encoding acyl-CoA thioesterase, with protein sequence MDSVSEQSQTPEQLVADLVFLLDLEPKGGDRFIGRRRPDGTGRVFGGQAIAQALGAARRTVDADREAHSLHAYFLRPGSDDLPIEYRVKRDLDGRSFSNRRVVASQEGKPILNLTASFQRPVDGPGHQFGEMPDVPGPEDLPPDADIRQEVARHVPEGKIRQLLLRPSPIDFRSVEPRDWLAPEKRAPKAHVWFRTVAPLPAEDAVHRAVLAYTSDFQILATALHPHGKGIHTGEVKGASLDHAVWFHAPFSADDWLLFVTDSPWSGGARGFARGQVFRRDGTLVASVTQEGMLRHV
- a CDS encoding universal stress protein — its product is MRSLLVHASNDGTFESRLQVSLDLARRFDAHLTFLQTIAFDVVIPTDPFTIGGGELSALTKQRAEEFREQVTARLGKEDVRWDWQVESGYDGATMTRHASLNDLAVMGGGTEGVNTPLIGLLAIHCKAPLFVVPQDMQSFDAGGAAVICWNGSTEAARAMRASLPLLTAAAKVHLVAVGSEDDIDNHELPMTSAITYLGRHGVDCEAVTLPRGDEPVPETLRKAAMAREAAFMVMGAYGQPRFFETLFGGVTRSILNDLPVPVLMAH
- a CDS encoding APC family permease, whose product is MATAEKLPRTVGFWGTALFPVNGMIGSGIFAMPAILVAAVGNFAPWMMLLGALIILPLAWVFAALAMRFDGHGGPVLYANAAFGKFTGFQSGWMRYASAVVAVAANTHVAIAYLAVLFPVLEDPTLRSAATIAFIAFVTLVNLVGMRASVGALGFMTVIKLAPLVVLVVWGLATRDPAVGFSLPEFTAFESVVLLTFYAYMAFENANFPAGELQNPRRTIPLALMTTLVAVALFYMLVIWAYLAIAPDAGDGESALAAAAGEIAGQTGIIAISIAAAFSVAANTLNGGIVIPRMTYGMAEQGTLPAFFAHVSPRFRTPDVSILFYGGVAILFSLWGGFAALAVASTLSRLVTYFLSAMALPVLERRDRENAPWWHLPVAGLAITATLWVASHASMEAFQMLGIIFVVGTGLFFVAARQQNAAEA
- a CDS encoding GNAT family N-acetyltransferase, whose product is MPLPRLGAFDHDGFAQVREVASTDARITARRWRDFEQRGRITAWDALAACAAEPNPFYESWYLLPALRALASDEDVQMLMLETNGQIAGLLPVRRERDYYGYPLPHLRNWVHPNCFLGLPLVARGFERQFWRALFKYCDANPGTSLFLHLMQVPANGPLHEALVQVLAQDKRPAATVHREERAMLASTASPEEYLEGSLSAKKRKELRRQHRRLSDEGKLTFERLTDYTDIAVWTREFLSLEARGWKGNAGSAMDSDGATSSLFTYAIAGAAARGRLERLSLRLDGKPIAMLANFLTPPGAYAYKTAFDEAYSRFSPGVLLQRENLAMLDRADIEWIDSCAAEDHPMIDHIWRERRTIARHSFGIGGSLRRMLFRAIARRETGQPGGGIL
- the uvrC gene encoding excinuclease ABC subunit UvrC → MSRSEAGSPPDPRGAERFNEERATYTVKGSAQPDLEAGVTAIREVVKTLKPKPGVYRMLDARGDVLYVGKARSLKARVANYTQVKALSNRLQRMVSQCRGMEIVTTNSEAEALLLEAQFIKRFRPPYNVLLRDDKSFPFILLREGHDFPRIMKHRGARKAKGSYYGPFASAGSVNTTINALQKLFLLRSCTDSFFERRDRPCLLYQIKRCSAPCVGRIDKEGYDALLREAKDFLGGKSGAVQARIEKQMQEAAENLDFETAALLRDRLRAATFIQGSQAVNADGVGDADVFALASKGGQIGIQGFFVRGGQNWGHKAFFPKNTGDVEEADVLADVLLQFYEEVPPPRTILVDRELPEQELLEEAFSALAERKVAISIPQRGERRKLMQQASRNAVEALDRRLAETGTQAKIMRELAEFLELADVPQRIEIYDNSHIQGAKAVGAMVVAGPDGFIKNQYRKFNIRSAQSNDDFGMMREVMERRFSRAMKEDPDREQAGVWPDLVLIDGGKGQMSSVRDTLEELGIEDVPLIAIAKGPHHGREGREVFHFPDGREKMLPTKSPVLFYLQRLRDEAHRYVIGAHRAKRSRAISASPLDEIPGIGPARKRALLLHFGTASKVRAAALDDLKRVPGVSESVAQKVYDFYHAGG
- a CDS encoding cupin-like domain-containing protein; the encoded protein is MSHHVGQLHGRSVGARQIFPARSRAYFASSYPEGAHKLEHDLIAHPLLELDALAELGEQLPDSSIEYNRGDLPIGVDGKPEGTGLTIGETIRNIDQANSWAVLKNIEQSPAYAALLGELLEEMREVIEPRTGKVLSPQGFIFVSSPDAVTPFHFDPEHNILLQLRGTKSMTLFPAGCQHFASDLVHESYHTGGGRELKWDESFAEHGITFQLEPGDAIYVPVMAPHYVRNGPQPSISLSITWRSEWSYAEADARAFNALLRKFGINPRPPKRWPAGNKAKAIAMRIARRIPGLG
- a CDS encoding sodium-translocating pyrophosphatase; protein product: MDLVIYAIIAGALAVVYGFVTSRQVLGASAGNEKMQEIAGAIQEGAQAYLNRQYTTIGMVGVVVAVLVAVFLNIIPAVGFVVGAILSGVAGYIGMNISVRSNVRTAAAAEKGLQEGLTIAFRAGAITGLLVAGLALLAIAVFFYVLIGPMGHEANSREVVDALVALAFGASLISIFARLGGGIFTKAADVGADLVGKVEAGIPEDDPRNPAVIADNVGDNVGDCAGMAADLFETYVVTVGATMVLTALLLSGLGELLLPMMALPLLIGGACIVTSIIGTYFVRLGGGTNVMGAMYKGFIVTAVLAVPLIYLVTQYALGDMSTVIGGADSESSVAPFTGMDLFWCSLLGLVITGLIIWITEYYTGTNFRPVKSIAKASETGHGTNVIQGLAISLEATALPTLVIVSGIVIAYQLAGLIGIAYAATAMLALAGMVVALDAYGPVTDNAGGIAEMAGLDDSVREKTDLLDAVGNTTKAVTKGYAIGSAGLAALVLFAAYTTDLAEFFPDVDVDFSLENPYVIVGLLLGALLPYLFGAMGMTAVGRAAGDVVKDVREQFAADKGIMEGTSRPNYARTVDLVTKAAIKEMIIPSLLPVLAPVVVYFVITAVAGEANGFAALGALLLGVIVGGLFVALSMTAGGGAWDNAKKYIEDGNHGGKGSEAHKAAVTGDTVGDPYKDTAGPAVNPMIKITNIVALLLLAALAT